The Rosa chinensis cultivar Old Blush chromosome 7, RchiOBHm-V2, whole genome shotgun sequence DNA segment GGTATTATCAGGCCTAGTGTTTCTCCTTTCTCATCACCTGTCttgttagtaaaaaaaaaagatgggacTTGGAGGATGTGTGTGGACTACAGGTCCCTAAATTCAGCCACCATCAAGGATAAATATCCCATTCCAGTGGTAGATGAATTAATTGATGAGGTTCATGGAGCCACCATCTATACCAAATTGGACCTCAGGTCAGGTTATCACCAAATCAGAATGCATGAGCAAGATACTAGTAAAACAGCTTTCAGGACACATACTGGACATTATGAATTTCTGGTTATGCCCTTTGGCTTGACAAATGCTCCTTCCACATTTCAATCGGTCATGAATGATGTTCTAAGggattatttgaggaagtttgtATTGGTATTCTTTGATGATATACTTGTCTACAGTTCTTCACTGGAGGAACACTTATCTCACTTGAAACTGGTGTTTGAAAGGCTGCAACAAAATTCCTTGAAGGTGAAGCAAAGCAAATGTAGCTTTGGGGTGTCTCAAGTAGAATATTTAGGCCATATTATAAGTGCTGAGGGGGTAGCTGTGGATCCAGCTAAGATTGAATGTATTAAGGACTGGCCTAAACCCAACACATTAAAGGGATTGAGGGGTTTTTTAGGGTTGGCTGGTTACTACAGAAAATATGTGCGGCACTTTGGAATGATAGCTAAGCCTTTAACTGACATGCTTAAAAAGGATGGTTTCAAATGGAGTGTGGAGTCTGAAAGAGCATTTGAGGCACTTAAGGAGGCCATGATCTCTACGCCGGTGTTGGCCATACCAGATTTCTCCAAAGAATTCACAGTGGAATGTGATGCATCAGATAAGGGCATTGGTGCTGTGTTATCCCAAGAAGGACACCCCATTGCTTTCCTCAGTAAGGCTCTAGCACCAAAGCATTCAATTTTGTCAATTTATGATAAAGAAATGTTAGCTGTGGTTTTTGCTGTGAACCATTGGAGGCCATACTTGTTGGGGCACCACTTCAAAATCTACACAGACCACAGAACCATTGAACATTTCCTCAAGCAGAGAATCACTACACCTGCCCAACAAAAATGGTTACTAAAGCTTATGGGGTATGACTACTCAATTCAATACAAAGCTGGGAAGAATAATGTCGCTCCAGATGCTTTGTCAAGGAAGTCTGAATTGTGTGTTCTCACTGGAATATCCAAACCAGTACACAACTTCGTTGATGGAATTAAGCAGGCTTGTATGATTGATAATGAGGCCTTTCAAGTGATGCGTGATTTGCAACAAGGATCTGGGGTCAGAAAACATTACAAGCTGGTGAATGCTCAACTATTCTACAAAGACAGAATTTTTGTGCCACAAATTAATGATTGGAGGAAAAAGATTATCAGTGAGTTACATGAAGGGTACATTGGAGGTCATGCGGGCAGGTCCAGGACATACAAAAGAATTAACAACACTTTTGCTTGGCCTGGCATGTTGAAGGACATTAAGAAATTCATTGCTGATTGTCACATCTGCCAAATCCACCACTATGAGACGGTGAAACCTCCAGGCCTCCTACAACCTAATTCAATTCCTGAGAAAGCTTGGTCAGATATTTCTATGGATTTCATTGATGGACTCCCCAACTCTGAAGGTAAGACTGTCATTTGGGTGGTGGTGGACAGATTGACAAAATTTGCTCACTTCATACCTATGTCACACCCTTACAGTGCTGCTTCTGTAGCTAAGTTgtttgttcaggagatcttcaggTTGCATGGAATGCCAGAACATATCATATCTGATAGGGACCCCGTATTCCTCAGTCTTTTTTGGgaatctttcttcaaattgcAGGGCACAAGGCTTGACAAGTCCTCTGCTTATCACCCCCAAAGTGATGGACAAACTGAGAACTTAAATAGGACACTTGAACAATATCTAAGATGTGTTGTGAGTGAGAAACCAACTATATGGGTGCAGGCTTTACCTTGGGCTGAATGGTGGTACAACTCAGCTTATCATTCTGCAATCCAGATGACACCATTTCAGGCTCTTTATGGTTATGAACCACCTTCTGTGATACCTTACTTACCAGGCTCAACCTCAGTTGCTGCAGTGGACAATCAGCTCAGAAATAGAGATACATTGCTTGTTACACTCAAAAGAAACCTTCAGTTAGCTCAGTCCAGGATGAAAGGCTATTATGATAAGAAGCACAGTGAGAGAGAGTTTGCTGTAGGTGATCATGTGTATCTCAAGCTGCAACCTTACAGGCAGCAATCAGTACACAAGAGTGAGTTCCATAAATTGTCTCAGAGGTTCTATGGCCCCTTCGAGGTATTGGAAAGAGTGGGGAAGGTTGCTTATAAGTTGAAGCTACCACCAACAGCTCGGATCCACAATGTCTTCCATGTTTCTTTACTAAAAAAGAAATTGGGTGATACTGCTACAGTGGAATCCCATTTGCCATATGTTAGTGATCCATCCAATCCAAAGTGGGAACCAGTTGCTGTACTAGACAGAAGAGTTTTCAAGAAGAACAGAGCTGCTGGCACTCAATGGCTGGTTCAATGGCTAGGCACTTCACGTGAGGAATCTACTTGGGAGGATGCAGAAGATATTCTACTCCGGTTTCCCCATTTTGACCCTGACAGCACAGACCCGACCTCTCAGTAGAACTTGAGGTCAAGTTCTTTTTGAAGCTGGGTGGATTGTTATGAATGTCAATATCGGATGTGACTAATTACTATTTACTATTTTACTTTAACCTTTACATTGCACTTTCCATTTAGTGGTTGATTGTCGTTTTGGGTGGTCCTCTCTTGGGTTGTACTAGTCACCTATGTGGTGGTGGCACGTGTTGGCCATGGCAACGTCTAGCTATATAGGACGTTATCTTGTAGAGAAATGCATCAGAGATAATACAAATTTTACTTGCTTTTGCTTAGCCTTTCATTTTCTCTTTAGCTTTATCTGTgatttccagtagttagggCCAAATCCCTAACAGACCCACTACCCTCGGCCTAAACCAAGTCCTAGTATGAAACTAGGCTGCCTGAGCGGGAGATCGAGCTCAACCAATCCGGCGCACCCCCGTCACCTACTGAGCCAGTTTCGTCGTCATCACTGTCCCAAACCACCTTAAAGACTCCTTTCCGACTAACACTGAACCCATCCACCTTCCCACACCTTCCAAATCTGCAGGCTACAAGCCTTCAGAGACAGCCACCAATCACTGATCCAAGGGTCGCCCCTCTATCTTTCACCATAGCTGTGGTTTAGGGAGGAACTCCAAGACCCCCCGACTTGGATTCAAACAACCACGATCAGATCGTCGCCCCTAAAATCGAGCACGATCAACCGGCACCCACCCTCAACCACCTCAATAGCAACCGCCGCGAGTTGGGGCCCTTATTGCCTCAACTTTCCGTCAAGCAACCATCCAAAACAACGCTATCAACGAACTAAGAAGACACCACCGCCTCTTCGTATCCTCATCGCCGTTGTCCTGTTGCCACCTGGTCTGGGGACTGTGAGATCGCTGCCGCTAGCACTtaaaaccctaggttttgcCTAAACAAGGTCGCTCCAAAATCCCCGGAGGCCTCCCCTCAGTATGTTAAGATAGATGATATGACAGATTTGATAACATATATAATGAAATATGGTTTCGTAACTTTATCAACCCAAATAAGTATCTAGCCTTTGTTAACATTAGttttttgggtccttgaccaaaaagctccaaaatgagccagcaacagatttttattcccactaacccaatttgattgaaataacaattttacccttagTCTAGTAAATGAATTACAACCACAtgcccttctctctctctctctctctccctcctcggTGCAATCGCCAGCACCAGACTCTTTCTCCGGGTCACCGCCTGTGTTTTTGCTCGCTGTGATTTTCTCTCCGTGCAGATTGCCGgcgtttctctctctcctcgtctCCACCTCGGTTTTGCTCGCTGTGATTTTCTCTCCTTGTAGATTGCCGGCTTGCTCTCTCTCGGGATTTGTTCTTGCTGTAAGTTTTCAATTTCAccctatatataaatatgataTGTACATGATCTGGTTCATCAATCTTGGCTGATTTTGCAGGCGGTTCCAGATCCAGGCCACCTCACCGTCAAATTCCAAggtcaattttctttttccggTTTATCACTTTCTGGAATTTGCTTACCTTTTGTTTATTTGCCGTGAAATTGAAGCAAAGGAAAACGAAATTGAAATTATATATAGACTGAATCAGCTGGTTTTTGTTGCTGGATTGTGTTCAGGAGTTGTTCTTTTTCTTAAATCTTCGGTTTGGAATTTGAATAATTGATTAATGAAGCAAGTGGATAAGAATAATTGTGAATGATGAATTAGTTATTAGAATTTTGGATTACATTGATTATTGGTTGTGCATCTTGGTGTAGTTGGAAGATTTGAAGATGGATGAGGCGTCTGAAGAGGTGGCAGTGGAATAGCTGCACAAGGGGTCCTTAGGGAAGAGAGTTGATGAGATGGAGGCCAGTTTCATGATGGCAGAAggcccagaaggaaagaaaaaaaaaaaaaaaagttttattggtgggcaatagacgtgtattgcccccaatagacgtctgaTAAaagtctattggagggtaatacatgtctattaggaggcaataaacgttttaaattgatacaatctctgatttttttttttaatcaaagttttatttgtgtaattttaagAATGTTAGTTTTTATTTTGGTAACTGAAGTGCAGGTGGACCTTGGTCCATGGAAGTCTTTTTgctgaagaggaagaggattcTACAGGATTACTTGAGAGAAGAAACATAGTTTTTAATAAAGCAAAGGATGCGATTACcaatttaattgtttttttttttttatcaagaaagCTTGGCCAGCACTTGTTATCAAGGCCTGCAAGAAATGTAGCATTGTCAGTTCGACATGTTAGTCTATTGATAGATCATTTTATGTTAAAAATAAGCAGCCACCTCCTACTGAAGAGGCGCTATACTCTTGAAGTAGCAGCTGAATAGACAAGAAAAGTACTACGTACCTAGCTCATCAAATCAAATATGAAGCATATACTTTTAAATCTTTCCCTGATGCTAGTTTGTAATCTTTTAAGTGCGTACATATTGCAGGTTTGAACAAAAATGGGGTTCCTCTTGGCTCGGTACGGAAACTCAGATCTTTATGTACATCGTCGCTAATTTTGTTTCTAtcaatagttatatatatatatgcatatctACTCATGTACTTATAAGATATGATTACACTGCACTGCTGAAGGACAAGGGAGATTGGCCAGAAGGGTTGGAGAAACTGATGgtctatatatctatataaagcaaaaatatcaaaacccaaaaatctatATTGCTGAAAATGGTTCGATTTCTTGTACTTCAATCAAGCCAGAagtatattaaaaaattatccGAACGTGAGTTTTTATATCTCATTCATGTTTTTCCGATCTTTGTTGAATTTCCAAGAAGGACAACTTACCACTTCCTGAACTATTGAAGGACTTAGATCGAATCTCATATATTGTTCGTCATTATCGTCCCAATAAGGCAATTAAGTAAGTGAACATATTCACATTGTTAATGTCATAACTAATTAAGTGATCTACCTAAAATTCaggtcatgagttcgagtcaccataggAGTAGAAGAGAAatcatttgatcctctttaaattaaaaaataaaatacaataaaataaaatataaaataaaaaaattgatctTGTACTTCTGATAGTTAATGGCATGGTTTATGATTTCAACTGCTGCAGGAGTGAGTAAACATCAAAGGGCGCCtttgttggggttttgggtttattCGACGGCTTTGAATGGGGTATGGGCTTGTTTGAGACTTTGAGTCATTCGGCCAGGCTTTACTACATTCATTTTAATGACAATTTGAAGCGTATCCCCAAACTTTCTGTTGAGTGGTACCAAGCTTTTCTTCAGAGAAATGAGACCCAAGTTAAACAGTAATTACAGTGATTAGTGATTACTTCTTGGCAAATAATTGTCTATGTACTGCAAACTTGATTTCTTGTAATAAACTTTCAATTCATTCTCCAAATTCTCTCTCCTGCATATTCAGGTTCCGTAAAACAAAAGGCATATATGCATGCAAATAATTGAAAACGCATATATGCATGCAAACATATGTGCAGGACAAAATATGCAAATAAACTTTGGAAACTTCTATTTCTTTAATAttcaaataaaaattgtaacAACTTCATTTTGGAAACTTCTATAGTGGATGGCTGGATAATCTGATCGCGACttgtccaccaccatcaccaaccATCTTTATGCTTTGCTTTCGTTTTATAAAACAACAACAAGGTACAACTTTAAAAACTCTCAAAATGAAGGACCACCGAGCTGGAAACTTTCCCACAAAGGTAGCAAATTAAAGGCACAGTAGGTAGCTAGGTACGTATGGTTTTACATGATTGCGCACCCTTGGGGATTTTCTTCACTGAAACAATGGGGGCGGGTCACGCAGTAACTCCTCCCACCGCCGTAACTATCATAGACCGGCCTTCCATAGTAGCCATCGTACTGTGTGTAAGGGGCAGGCCATCTGTGACCATACCCAGTTTCGCAGGGACCACCAGGACGCCCTTCGTAACAATCCATACAACACGGGTTCACCGGCCGCGGACGGCAAGGAGGAACCGGCACAGGAGCCGGAGAAGGTTTCGGAGCAGGAGGTGGAGCCGGAGCACCGTACCCAGTTTCGCAGGGACCACCATGACGCCCTCCGTAACAATCCATACAACACGGGTTCACCGGCCGCCGAGGGCAAGCAGGTACCCCCGCCGGAGCCGGAGCCGGTTTCGGAGCAGGTTTCGGAGCCGGAGCCGGAGCCGGAGCAGGTTTTGGAGCCGGAGCCGGAGCAGGTTTCGGAGCCGGAGAAGGAGGCTTGGGCTTCTCGGGCTCTTTGATCTCGATGCTCTTAATGGCGCCACCTCCTTTGCAGCATAGCTTGTCCCTGATCTTTTCGGGACAGCAGCAGACCACTTTGATGATCACCTGGTTGTTCTTCTCGTCGTACATCTGGTCTCGTATTTCTCTTGTTCACAATACCACAAATCACTCTGTTTACGTTTTTCACAATATTAATGAACCGAActggaagagaaaaagagagactcACGAGGGAATTTACAGAGGACTTTCTTGACCTTCCTGTAGCATTTTTCACACTGAAGGTCTACCTTCAGAATCATTATAGTCACCTGACATTAATACAATCATTTGCAGACATAAGATAGATATAGAAAGgaggttactttttttttttttttcaaaacaagAAGGGAGTGATTAAGAATTGATCTAGGTAGATGTTCTCGGGTTTGAAGATGAGAAATCGAATCCATCAGGTTCTGTGTTTCTGTTAGAAGAATGATGGATTGAGTAGCATGTGACAGATTGAAGACGAAACAGCGCAAGAAATTGAGAATTAAAATAATTGGTAGCAGCCACAAAAAATACATATTGGGAGGAGCAGAATTGATCGAATGGGTTAGCTAGTTATCTATATAATAAGGAAAAAGAACTGGAAAAACATAAACAACTTTCTAGTGCATAGAGAAATACCTTCTTTTCCCCCATTGTTGTAGCAGTGAGTGCTCGATGAGATGGGATCAGATGTTCTAAACAAAGCCTCAGCTAAAATGATTGAATACACGGGCGGAACTGCTATATatggaagagaggaagagataaGGAGGTTATAAAATTATGGGAACACGTACGTCGTTATTACGTACGTCGTTATTGGAAGTTGATTTCATGCTTCGATCAGCGACGTTGTCGCTATAGGGAAAATAGTGGGGTACGTTTCTGATGGCTAAAGTCGCAGTTGCATTGTGGCTGGCTTAACAGGCAGATGACACATCCCAGCACAACTAATCATAGTCGAAAATGTAACATTATCAGGTATAACAACTCTCTCAAGTATCTCATAAAACAGCTTCTCTGCTCTCTCCAAATCCTTTCGCTTCATAAAAACTTTCGGGTTCACATTATAGAGAACCACTTTCCCTCTTTGATTTAAACCTCTGCTGAAAGTACGTACTTGAGAACAAGCAACGCATTATATTTGATGCAGAACGGATGTCAGCCCAATTTGAAGAACAGTTtgatcgtgctaaaggaggaaaacgaaaagtgactagtagacacgAAACAGCTCGGTGTCCTATTGGAACGtgccttacctttccggaaagggaattgCGCCAGAAACAAAACTCATAGCTTATAGCAGCTATGTGCTATGgcatttttcgggctttcgaggtcgtttagggcctcaaaactacatttttctatttttcctagttatttttaggttgttttcgtttttacccatgggctttagggtttcattgttagtcgccctagggttacttttctcttatttatgcagaacctatctttcaacttttatcaatcaaatagagaattttctcttttatctctggtggactccagaacccttttgttaggtttattgctggtaaacctagttatcaatccgactgcgtcaataTTATTGAGAACAAGCAGAGCATCTTGTTCCAAACACCTATCACCTAACACTACCACAAAACTAAGTTAATAACACCATTGTGAATGGTGTGGATGTGGATTGAAGCTAAAGACACCCATGATTGATGTGGAATTAATAGCCACCTTCTTGGACATTGAACCCTAAAGCTAAAGACACCCATGATTGGGTGGGCTTTTGCTGGTGTGACAAACACTCAAAAAGGAATTACCATTTTTTTGGTAGACTTCCAAACTGCGGACCCAATCACCAGAAAACAAACTTTTTAACCATGGTTataacaatatttcaaattttaaaaaattaaaagggctaaatactagttaataccctgtggtttaggtccaaaatcaattcaatccctagaattctaatttcatcaaaaacacccctgcactttcaatttgatctaataggtccaattcattaatattctgttatgcgttcaagttatagttggattatttgttgaaaaactatttatttttaatagtaggactcactcctaaattgactatacagaccacctcgacaccacatcataaaacataggccatatatgagccacattaacaagttaaataactcaattgtcgaaaaactaacaaattggacctattagatcaaaattgaaagtgcaatgGTGTTTTTGATGCAATTAaaagtttagggactgaattaattttggacctaaaccacagggtagtaatttgtatttagcccaaattaaaattattatacAAATTAAATCATTCTTATCAAATCActtttgtgaaaagaaaattgGCAGCCTTACTTCTAGGCATGATATCTGcaatttcctcttctcctccatGGATGACTAcatcaaataaaatgaaagcAATATTTAGACAATATAAGACAGTAAAGACTTACATAGCCATAATATGAAATATCAACTAAATTTTGTTGTTGTGGAACAATTAAAATTCTGATCACTCAAGCTTAAGGAAATGGTTAATATGATTACCTTATATATGCTGATCTCCAAAAGAAACTGTCTAGCAAGTAATTTGTTAAAGTACTAGTAAAAACAGGCCCTTATTAGCATGCAATCAATAGATGCATTCATTTCTATAGAAAACTTCATTGGGAACTCAATATCCATTGGCTGTTGATCCAAAACAAAGAGTTTGATAGTCATTAGATTCCTGAGAAAAAATGCAATAAAAAAACTGTTACAATCTATtgtaaataattttattaaatttatcaTTACATGGTGGGCATCATTGACAGGGTTTAGCAGAGAGCGGCAGCCTAGGATCCTGAGGTTGCACGTTGGTATAGCGGCGACATGGCTTCTTGTCACAAGTAGAGATGACTTCGGGGCAGGCTGTGTTGGCCGGCCGGTCGAATTCCAGATAGAGGTGCCTGGACGCTGGTCTTTTGGTGGTGGAGGAAGACCAGTGGATCAAAGAGGTCGACGCGATCGCGGTGTGCTTATTGGGTCCGTGCGAGGTCGGATTCCGGTATTGAGTGCAGGGGTTGGTCTCTTCTCTTGATTTCGACTTGGAGGTGCGGCGTGTTGGCTGACGTTGTTCCTCGTCGGTGGATCCAAACGTGTAGGTGCTATGAGACTTTGCTTGGTTTGAGGCTTGAGGTCACCATGGCAAGGCTCCGTTGCGGTCGTCTCCTGAGGGTTGGACGACGGCAGTGGCGACTTGGCTATTGGGGGCTAGGGCTGCTGCTTGGCTGctcgggtttgggcttgggcttacAAGCTTGGGCTCAAACTTGGGTTGCTGGGTTATAAACCTAGGCCCACATTATGGGTTTAAGGTTTTTTAAAGTGCCAATACTAATTCAGATCATGGTTCTTcggaattggtaattatcttgagttTAACTGGAGGAAGCGGTTTATGGTCCTTATGGATGAGGAACTGACTCTTATTTGTTTGCTGAATTGCTTGGAAGTGACTTTTTattggtaccacaattgcgtgtctGGCTAATAGGGATGCTAgtcaatgattttgccctagaagacacagagttgttctttgtttatgggtTTGCTTCCAAAGCGAGCTCAAAatcgacttgtaatgagtttataATACTTAGATAGGAGCGTGGTAGTTAACCcgctattttttttgtctttacgtgcgtgtatgttagactctggcttTTTGGTTGGTCATTTATTGCAATGAAcctttgtttcaaaaaaaaaaaattacatggtTGGCATCTAGTTGTTTCTGCTTTCTACCAAATTTAGAGGGGAACAACTGCAAATCAGAAACCAACTGTGTGGCTCAAACTCATTTAttataggat contains these protein-coding regions:
- the LOC112179959 gene encoding keratinocyte proline-rich protein-like isoform X1 encodes the protein MGEKKVTIMILKVDLQCEKCYRKVKKVLCKFPQIRDQMYDEKNNQVIIKVVCCCPEKIRDKLCCKGGGAIKSIEIKEPEKPKPPSPAPKPAPAPAPKPAPAPAPAPKPAPKPAPAPAGVPACPRRPVNPCCMDCYGGRHGGPCETGYGAPAPPPAPKPSPAPVPVPPCRPRPVNPCCMDCYEGRPGGPCETGYGHRWPAPYTQYDGYYGRPVYDSYGGGRSYCVTRPHCFSEENPQGCAIM
- the LOC112179959 gene encoding protein PYRICULARIA ORYZAE RESISTANCE 21-like isoform X2, whose product is MGEKKVTIMILKVDLQCEKCYRKVKKVLCKFPQIRDQMYDEKNNQVIIKVVCCCPEKIRDKLCCKGGGAIKSIEIKEPEKPKPPSPAPKPAPAPAPKPAPAPAPAPKPAPKPAPAPAGVPACPRRPVNPCCMDCYGGRHGGPCETGYGAPAPVPVPPCRPRPVNPCCMDCYEGRPGGPCETGYGHRWPAPYTQYDGYYGRPVYDSYGGGRSYCVTRPHCFSEENPQGCAIM